The genomic stretch CAGCCAGATGAACGAGGCGCAGCGCGTCGAGGGCTTCGATCCCGCGACGGTCGAACAGACGATCAACCGCTGGATCCGCGGCGAACTGACCAAGGCCGAGCGGGCCGTGTCCGAGGCCATCGAGGGCGGGCGGTTCGACGATGCGGCGGGGGCGCTGTATCGGTTCGTCTGGAATGTCTTCTGCGACTGGTATCTGGAACTGGCCAAGCCGGTGTTCAACGGCGCCGATGAGGCCGCCAAGGCCGAGACGCGGGCCATGACCGCCTGGACCCTGGACCAGACGCTGAAGCTGCTGCACCCGGTCATGCCCTTCATCACCGAAGAACTGTGGGCCGAGCTGGGCAAGGAAGGTCCGGCGCGGGAGAGCCTGCTGATCGGCGCCGAATGGCCGGTGCTGCCGGACGGCTTCATCGATGCCTCGGCCGAGGCCGAGATCGGCTGGCTGGTCGATCTGGTCGGTGAAATCCGGGGTCTGCGGGCCGAGATGAACGTGCCGCCGGCGGCCAAGCCGCCGCTGGCTTTCGTTGCGCCCGACGTCGTGACGGCCGAGCGGATCGCGCGCCATCGCGACCTGATCCTGACCTTGGGTCGGGTGTCCGAGGTCGGATCGGCGGAGGCCGCGCCGACCGGGGCCGTGACCTTCGTTTCCGGTGGATCGACGGTCGCCCTGTCGCTGGCCGGGATCATCGATCTGACCGCCGAACGGGCGCGGTTGGAGAAGGAGATCGCCGTCTTCGAAAGCGATATCGGCCATGTGAACAAGAAGCTGGGCAATCCCAATTTCGTGTCGCGGGCCGCGCCGGAAGTGGTCGATGAACAGCGGGCCAAACTGGCCGAGGCCGAGGCGGGCAAGGTCAAGTTGCAGGCGGCGCTGGCGCGGCTGAGCGAGATCGGATGAGGCTGGACCAGCTTCTGGTCACGCGCGGCCTGGCGGAAAGCCGGGCCAGGGCGAAGGCGGCCATCGAGGCCGGCGGCGTCACCGTGGACGGGGCGCCGGCCAAGTCCGGGTCTCAGACCGTCGGCGCGAACGCCGCCATCGGCTATATTGACGCCCACCGCTGGGTCGGGCGTGGGGCGTTGAAGCTGGACCACGCCCTGACCGTCTGGCCCGTGGCCGTCGAAGGACGGGTGGTGCTGGACGTCGGGGCGTCCACCGGCGGCTTCACCGAGGTCTGTCTGGATCGCGGCGCGGCCAAGGTGTTCGCGGTCGATGTCGGCTTCGGCCAGATGCACGACCGGGTCGCAGCCGACCCTCGGGTGGTCAATCTGGAGCGCACGGATGCGCGCGACCTGACGCCGGAACTGATCCCGGAGGCGCCGGCGCTGGTCGTGTGCGACGCGAGTTTCATCAGCCTGATCAAGGTTCTGCCCGCTGCGCTGGATCTGGCGACAGCGGGGGCGGACCTGATCACCCTGATCAAGCCGCAGTTCGAGGCCGATGGGCCCGGCGGCGGCAAGAAGGGTGTGATCAAGGATCCGGCCGCCCATGCCGCCGCTGTGGAGCGTGTTCGGGACTGGCTGGAGGCGATGGGCTGGGCCGTGCAGGCCACGACCGAGAGCCCCATCACCGGCGGCGACGGGAACGTCGAGTTCCTGCTCTGGGCCAAGAAGCCAGACTAAACGCCCGATACCCCCTCAAATAACGGGCTCAAGTAGCGCGAAGCGCGATAGCCCCTCAAACAATGAGAAACCGCCGGAGGACAAGTCCTCCGGCGGCTCCCGTCACGTCGTCGATCTGACAGGGGGGCTGAAAATTAATCGACGACGCGATAGCGGCCGTACTGGTCGGGGCAGGTGCGGACGTAGCGGGTGTCCGTGCGACCATCGGGCAGACGGATCTGGCTTTCGGCCAGGCGGCATCCGTCTGAATTCTGATAGGAGTCGACCGGGCGAGAGCGGTCGTCGTGATCGTCGTCGCCATTGTAGGCGTAGTCGTCGCGGCGGTCGTCGTCGCGATAGGCCTGATCGCGGCTGTCGCGGTCGTCATATTCGCCGTAGCCCTGGCTGTAATAGCTGCTGGCGCCGTAGCTGCTCTGGTAGGTGCGGCAGGCGTCCGAGCTGGAGCGGCCGACCTGTGACCCGATCAACGCGCCGACGACGCCGCCCAGGATACTGCCTTCAGTGCGGCGACCACGGGCGGCCAGCTGCGAGCCGATGACCGCGCCGGCGCCGCCGCCGACCAGGGCCCCGGCGCCGGTGCGACCCTGGCGTTCGCGGGCGCAGGGGTCGTAGGCCTGAGAACGGCCGTAGTCGTAGGAGGGGGCGTAGGCGCCGGTGCCGTAGTTCTGGCTGTAGCCGTAGCTCTGAGCCGAGGCGGCCATGGGCGCGGCGACGGCGCCGAGGGTCAGGGTCGCGACGGCGGCGAGGGACTTGGTGGAGAGACGCATCTTCAACCCCTTGTGGTCGGACGTTCAGTTATGGGGCTGAACGGGTGGACCGGCTGTCTGTTGCATCAAGGTTTAGGGCCCCGAAGCTGAACGGCTTTTGAGCGCCCCGTTCATCTTCGTTCATGTTTTGGGGGCCTATCGCGCTTCGCGGCATCCTTGGTGGCCTATCGCGCATAGCGCTACTTGAGGCCGGTTGAGGCCGGCTGGTGTTCGGTCTCTTCTGTCGGCGCGCTTGGCGGGCGACAGCGGTGGGGCTAGAAGCCCGGCGATGCAGACCTTTACGATCAGCCGCGTCGGCGGACAGGGCGACGGCGTCGCCGAGACGCCGGAGGGGCCGGTCTTCGCCGGCCTGACCCTGCCGGGGGAGACGGTGCGCGGCCAAGTCGCGGACGGGCGGCTGGAGCAGGTCGAGATCGTCACGGCCAGTCCGGACCGGATCGCGCCGGTGTCGCCCCAGTACGGCGACTGCGGCGGGTGCTCGCTGCAACACTGGGCCGACAAGCCCTATCTGGAGTGGAAGCGCGAGCAGGTGCGGCTGGCCCTGGCGCGCGAGGGGATCGAGACCGAGATCGAGGCGACGGTGGCGAGCCCGGCTGGGACGCGGCGGCGGGTGGCCCTGCACGCGCGCCGGACCCAGGACGGCCGGGTGGTGCTGGGCTTCAAGGCGCGGCGGTCGTGGCGGCTGGTCGAGGTGCGGGAGTGCCCGGTGGCCGATCCCCGGATCATCCGCGCCATCCCGGCCCTGACCGAAGTGGCGGCGGCCTTTCTGGAGCATCCGAAGTCGGCGCCGACCCTGCACGTGACCTGGACCCTGTCAGGGCTGGACGTGGATGTGACGGGCGTGGAGCGGCGCTCGGGCGGCGGACTGTCGGCCGACGCCCAGATGCGGGCCATTGCGGCGGCGCACCGGGCCGATCTGGCGCGGCTGAGCCTGGCCGGCGACACCCTGGTGATGGCGCGTCAGCCGAAGATCGGCTTCGGCCCCGCCACCGTGCCCCTGCCGCCGGGGGGCTTCCTGCAAGCCGTGCCCCAGGCCGAGGCGGCCATGGTGGAGCGGGCCGTGGCGGCGGTGAAGGGGGCCAAGAAGATCGCCGACCTGTTCTGCGGCGCCGGGACCTTCACCTTCCCGCTGGCGACCGTCGCGCCGGTGATCGCGGCGGATGCGTCCAAGGCGGGGATCGAGGCGCTGAAGGCGGGCGTGGGCTCGGCCAAGGGGATGAAGGCGATCACGGCCGAGGCGCGCGACCTGTTCCGGCGGCCCCTGACCCCCTATGACCTGAAGGGGTGCGACGCCGTCGTGTTCGACCCGCCGCGCGCCGGGGCCATCGACCAGACGGCCCAGATCGCCGGGACCAAAGCCGCTGTCGTGGTCGGGGTGTCGTGTAATCCCCAGACCTTTGCGCGGGATGCGCGGGTGCTGATCGACGCCGGGTTCCGGCTGGAGCGGGTCACGCCGGTGGATCAGTTCCTGTGGTCGGCCCATGTCGAACTTGTCAGTATTTTCAAGCGGTAAGCCCTATGGATGATGAGCTGGAAGATGGCTTTCTGGGCGAAGACGGGGGCGGGTTCGACGCCGACGACTGGAGCCGGTTGACGCCCTTCGTCGGGGTGGTGGCGACGCTGGACGACGTCCAGGCGCGGCGGGCCGTCTTCGCCCTGGGCGAGACCGATGATCCGCGCCCCATCGCCATGGACCTGCCCCAGCCGGTGATCTGGTGGGAAGAGGACGGCGAACAGGCGGCGGTCGCGGTTCAGGCCGAGAGCCATCTGGGGCCGGACGGCGAAGAGATGGAGATCCTGGGCCTGATCCTGCCGGACGGGGAGGGGGCGGTGGCCCTGATGGAGGACGTCGATCTGGTCGACGACACCGACCCGACCTGGCGGGATCTGGTGACGCGGGCCGTCGATCCGTCGGCGGCGGACGAAGCCTGAGAAATTGCACACCGGATGAAATCGGGTGCAATCTGTGCAGTTTGCGACAGGTTGCTGTTTTTACTGGGGAAAACTTACCGCTGAAATTGCACTGTGCAATCTCGTTCAAATCCGTTCCGTCGCCGTGTCAAAGACCAGGGCTTGATCTTATCACAGCGCCGCAGGGCGCCGGGTTGATTGTCGGATTTACTTTCAAGCGTCTGAAAAGGCGGCTGATTGTTTTCAGAATTAGGAAACCTGGGCGGCCCTAGCCGAACAACTCCAGCTGCGGTCGAGCGTCGGCCGGCACGCGGAACTGGGTTTCGTCCAGCAGTCGCAACGGCGTATCCAGGCCGTAGCGTTTGACGGCGGCCTTGAAGCGGGCGCCGATCAGTTCGGCGACGGGGCCGGTCCCCTTCATCCGCTGGGACCAGTCGGCGTCATAGTCCTTGCCCCCGCGCGTCTGGCGGATCAGCGACATGACGCGGGCGGCGCGGTCCGGCCGGGCGTCGGCCAGCCACTCGCGAAACAGATCCTTGATCTCGAGCGGCAGGCGCAGGGTGACATACATGGCCCGCGTCGCCCCGGCCTTGGCCGCCGCCTCGAGCACCGATTCCAGTTCGTGGTCGTTCAGGCCGGGAATGACAGGCGCGAAGCCGACGCCGACGGGACATCCCGCGTCGGCGAGGCGGCTGATGGCCTCCAGCCGTTTGGCCGGGGTCGAGGCGCGAGGCTCCATGGCGCGGGCCAGGCCCCGGTCCAGGGTGGTGATGGAGACGAAGGCCGAGGCCAGGCCGGCCTGGCCCATGGGCCCCAGAATATCGGCG from Brevundimonas sp. SL130 encodes the following:
- a CDS encoding PA0069 family radical SAM protein, which translates into the protein MQSAKGRGARSNATGRYEPEQHESFDDGWTTDDAQAAPLRTTLTPEHARTIIARNDSPDIGFDRSINPYKGCEHGCIYCYARPSHAWMGLSPGLDFESRIFFKPEGARLLEQAFLAPRYRCKRIHIGGNTDPYQPVERELKSTRSILEVMRRFNHPFSIITKSVLIARDADILGPMGQAGLASAFVSITTLDRGLARAMEPRASTPAKRLEAISRLADAGCPVGVGFAPVIPGLNDHELESVLEAAAKAGATRAMYVTLRLPLEIKDLFREWLADARPDRAARVMSLIRQTRGGKDYDADWSQRMKGTGPVAELIGARFKAAVKRYGLDTPLRLLDETQFRVPADARPQLELFG
- a CDS encoding TlyA family RNA methyltransferase, whose protein sequence is MRLDQLLVTRGLAESRARAKAAIEAGGVTVDGAPAKSGSQTVGANAAIGYIDAHRWVGRGALKLDHALTVWPVAVEGRVVLDVGASTGGFTEVCLDRGAAKVFAVDVGFGQMHDRVAADPRVVNLERTDARDLTPELIPEAPALVVCDASFISLIKVLPAALDLATAGADLITLIKPQFEADGPGGGKKGVIKDPAAHAAAVERVRDWLEAMGWAVQATTESPITGGDGNVEFLLWAKKPD
- a CDS encoding glycine zipper 2TM domain-containing protein; translation: MRLSTKSLAAVATLTLGAVAAPMAASAQSYGYSQNYGTGAYAPSYDYGRSQAYDPCARERQGRTGAGALVGGGAGAVIGSQLAARGRRTEGSILGGVVGALIGSQVGRSSSDACRTYQSSYGASSYYSQGYGEYDDRDSRDQAYRDDDRRDDYAYNGDDDHDDRSRPVDSYQNSDGCRLAESQIRLPDGRTDTRYVRTCPDQYGRYRVVD
- a CDS encoding class I SAM-dependent RNA methyltransferase; this translates as MQTFTISRVGGQGDGVAETPEGPVFAGLTLPGETVRGQVADGRLEQVEIVTASPDRIAPVSPQYGDCGGCSLQHWADKPYLEWKREQVRLALAREGIETEIEATVASPAGTRRRVALHARRTQDGRVVLGFKARRSWRLVEVRECPVADPRIIRAIPALTEVAAAFLEHPKSAPTLHVTWTLSGLDVDVTGVERRSGGGLSADAQMRAIAAAHRADLARLSLAGDTLVMARQPKIGFGPATVPLPPGGFLQAVPQAEAAMVERAVAAVKGAKKIADLFCGAGTFTFPLATVAPVIAADASKAGIEALKAGVGSAKGMKAITAEARDLFRRPLTPYDLKGCDAVVFDPPRAGAIDQTAQIAGTKAAVVVGVSCNPQTFARDARVLIDAGFRLERVTPVDQFLWSAHVELVSIFKR